In Risungbinella massiliensis, a single window of DNA contains:
- a CDS encoding ATP-binding cassette domain-containing protein, giving the protein MVGSIIEYPGFYENLSLYENISLHLQYEKQTITDEKVMELLKLVNLDQQHYKLFSQTSLGMKQRLGLARALAHNPKNTFIR; this is encoded by the coding sequence GTGGTAGGAAGCATCATTGAGTATCCTGGGTTTTATGAGAATCTCTCATTATATGAAAATATTAGTTTGCATCTTCAATATGAGAAACAGACCATAACGGATGAAAAAGTGATGGAACTCTTAAAACTGGTAAATTTGGATCAACAACACTATAAATTATTTTCGCAAACCTCTCTTGGGATGAAGCAAAGATTGGGTCTAGCACGTGCTTTAGCACATAACCCCAAAAATACTTTTATTAGATGA
- a CDS encoding IS3 family transposase (programmed frameshift), which produces MTRRKRRTFTEEFKHQIVQLHQSGKPRSEIIKEYDLTPSAVDKWIRQSQNSCSFKEKDNRTTEEAELIQLRKELQRLRMENDIFKASRADHGTKVNVIRNNCHKYSVSAMCEVLQLPRSTYYYEKKNRKSLKDTITSVIVDIFQKSRQTYGTRKIKVELKKRGWIISRRRIGRIMNQQGLISKYTIAQFKKSRSTCNESNHANLLDRKFQQDEALKVIVSDLTYVRVKQTWHYICVFVDLFNREIIGYSAGPKKDAQLVYRALSSIKQDLRKVQLFHTDRGNEFKNKLMDEALKTFQIQRSLSLKGSPYDNAVAEAMFKIMKTEFVKNARFKSLEQLELELFDYVNWFNNVRIHSTLDYLTPMEYKLIHLKKTV; this is translated from the exons ATGACAAGAAGAAAAAGACGTACTTTTACCGAGGAGTTTAAACACCAAATTGTTCAATTGCATCAAAGTGGGAAACCAAGAAGTGAAATTATCAAAGAGTATGATCTTACTCCATCTGCTGTAGATAAGTGGATCAGGCAGAGTCAGAACAGTTGCTCCTTTAAAGAAAAGGACAACCGAACAACCGAAGAAGCTGAATTAATTCAGCTTCGGAAAGAGCTTCAACGTTTACGAATGGAAAACGATATTT TTAAAGCAAGCCGCGCTGATCATGGGACGAAAGTAAATGTGATCCGAAATAATTGTCACAAATACTCAGTATCAGCAATGTGCGAAGTCCTACAACTCCCTAGAAGCACTTACTATTATGAAAAAAAGAATAGAAAGTCCTTGAAGGATACGATCACGTCTGTGATCGTAGACATCTTTCAAAAAAGCCGTCAAACCTATGGTACACGAAAAATTAAAGTGGAATTAAAAAAACGGGGATGGATCATTTCTAGAAGACGGATCGGACGAATCATGAACCAACAAGGGCTTATTTCAAAGTACACCATCGCTCAGTTCAAAAAGAGCCGAAGTACCTGTAACGAGTCAAATCATGCAAATTTGTTGGATCGAAAGTTTCAGCAAGATGAAGCATTAAAAGTGATTGTAAGCGATTTAACATATGTACGAGTGAAGCAAACATGGCATTATATCTGTGTTTTTGTTGATCTTTTCAATCGGGAGATTATTGGATATAGTGCTGGTCCTAAGAAAGACGCACAGCTAGTGTATCGTGCTCTTTCTTCTATTAAACAAGACCTACGAAAAGTCCAACTTTTCCATACTGATAGAGGAAATGAGTTTAAAAACAAATTAATGGATGAAGCACTCAAAACCTTCCAGATCCAACGCTCGTTGAGCCTAAAAGGCTCACCATATGATAATGCAGTAGCAGAAGCTATGTTTAAGATAATGAAAACAGAGTTTGTTAAGAATGCTCGTTTTAAAAGCCTGGAACAACTAGAGTTAGAATTATTTGACTACGTAAACTGGTTTAACAATGTTCGTATTCACAGTACCTTAGACTATCTAACCCCTATGGAGTACAAGTTGATACACCTTAAAAAAACTGTCTAG
- a CDS encoding sensor histidine kinase — MGKLKKWLYSTKLKTQFIVSFHLSLVCSVVATMLTWFMVLIGVSIMPDQIRPANYYEKKIPTIVDYVQMKGNQLLSPQAQKELESIIPLEGIDYQVVDVTGRIIYGSIQERFINNTKDLYSKINTDIHKNGRIIKMYPLFEPNDQLSGAIFLQYQLSVTSTDVGSKWIISMVLLLTLSSPFIYFYLFSYLFGRRFSKKLERPFYQLIDGAKSIQHNNLDFSLPVIQESHELNQLVQAFEEMRVALKKSLVRQWELEEERKEMVAAIAHDLRTPLTIIHGHAEGLIEGSKKDQDRLDRYLHTIFTNTQRSIRLLDQLHGVSLVEIPGFQIQPEWVDIKTFLDRKVQEFELLCKKKEIDFLYTVDQHSDIEQIYMDDDRISQVLDNIITNAIRYTPEKGQIKWHTMITQENVIFEIKDSGPGFGSTNYERLFRKFYREDSSRTGKEGHVGLGLFIAQSIVHKHGGNIEAFNSEEGGATMKVAIPIDVNSDKKS; from the coding sequence ATGGGAAAGTTAAAAAAATGGCTTTATAGTACGAAGCTCAAAACCCAGTTTATTGTATCCTTCCATCTTAGTTTGGTATGTAGTGTAGTTGCAACCATGCTAACTTGGTTCATGGTGCTTATTGGAGTATCAATCATGCCGGACCAGATTAGACCAGCTAACTATTATGAAAAGAAAATACCAACCATAGTTGATTATGTGCAAATGAAGGGAAATCAATTGTTATCACCACAAGCACAAAAAGAGCTTGAGTCGATCATCCCTTTGGAAGGAATAGATTATCAAGTTGTGGATGTAACAGGGCGTATTATATATGGCAGCATACAAGAACGATTCATCAACAATACCAAAGATTTATACTCCAAAATCAATACGGATATCCATAAAAATGGTCGGATTATCAAAATGTATCCATTGTTTGAGCCAAATGATCAATTAAGTGGAGCCATATTCCTACAATATCAACTAAGTGTAACTTCTACAGATGTAGGATCTAAATGGATTATTAGCATGGTGTTACTTCTCACACTTAGTAGTCCATTTATCTATTTTTATTTGTTTTCCTATTTGTTTGGGAGAAGGTTTAGCAAGAAATTAGAGAGACCTTTTTACCAGTTAATAGATGGGGCAAAAAGTATTCAACATAATAATTTGGATTTCTCTTTACCTGTCATTCAAGAGTCACACGAACTAAATCAACTGGTGCAAGCATTTGAAGAAATGAGAGTGGCTCTAAAAAAATCGCTTGTTAGACAGTGGGAGTTAGAAGAGGAACGGAAAGAGATGGTGGCGGCAATTGCCCATGACTTGAGGACACCACTTACTATTATTCATGGTCATGCGGAAGGATTAATTGAAGGAAGCAAGAAAGACCAGGATCGGTTGGATCGGTATTTACACACCATTTTTACCAATACCCAACGTTCGATTCGATTATTAGATCAATTACATGGGGTGTCCCTTGTAGAAATACCTGGTTTTCAGATCCAACCAGAGTGGGTAGATATCAAAACATTTCTAGATCGTAAGGTACAAGAGTTTGAACTGCTGTGTAAGAAAAAGGAAATTGACTTTCTATATACAGTGGATCAACACTCCGATATAGAGCAAATCTATATGGATGATGATCGTATTTCTCAAGTATTGGATAATATCATTACCAATGCCATTCGATACACTCCCGAAAAAGGGCAAATTAAGTGGCATACGATGATTACGCAAGAGAACGTTATATTCGAAATAAAGGATAGTGGTCCAGGATTTGGGTCGACTAATTACGAGAGACTATTTCGGAAGTTTTACCGGGAAGATAGCTCTAGAACAGGTAAAGAAGGACACGTAGGACTAGGACTTTTTATTGCGCAATCGATTGTCCATAAACATGGTGGCAATATTGAGGCGTTTAACAGTGAAGAAGGTGGAGCTACTATGAAAGTAGCGATTCCTATTGATGTAAATTCAGACAAAAAATCTTAA
- a CDS encoding response regulator transcription factor: MKSKILLVDDEQDIVSFMKDALTDEGYHVYTAYDGTEALKKLKVEPDLIVLDVMMPGMDGFILCELVRKTVSSPILFLSAKQSEQDRIKGLMAGGDDYLIKPFSMKELKTRIFAHLRREQRIGDKKYNRLHFGYLTIDLEGYEVLYNNQPIAFTSKEFELFHFLALHPGQVFTREHLYEKIWGYDATGDSSTITEHIKKIRAKLTKIHAPSYISTVWGIGYKWES; the protein is encoded by the coding sequence ATCAAATCAAAAATACTACTAGTAGATGATGAACAAGATATCGTTTCGTTTATGAAGGATGCCCTTACAGATGAAGGGTATCACGTTTATACAGCTTATGATGGGACAGAAGCATTAAAGAAACTGAAGGTAGAGCCTGACCTCATTGTTCTCGATGTCATGATGCCGGGAATGGATGGATTTATCCTTTGTGAACTAGTTAGAAAGACGGTATCATCCCCGATCCTCTTTTTAAGTGCAAAACAATCGGAACAAGATCGAATCAAAGGGTTGATGGCTGGTGGCGATGATTATTTAATTAAACCATTTAGTATGAAGGAATTAAAAACGAGGATTTTTGCTCACTTACGAAGAGAACAGAGAATTGGGGACAAGAAGTACAATCGATTGCATTTTGGATATTTGACGATCGATCTTGAGGGATATGAGGTTCTTTATAACAATCAACCAATCGCTTTTACATCAAAAGAATTTGAGCTATTTCACTTCCTTGCACTACATCCAGGCCAAGTATTTACACGTGAGCACTTGTACGAAAAAATTTGGGGATACGATGCGACAGGAGATTCGTCTACGATCACGGAACATATCAAAAAAATCAGGGCTAAATTAACGAAAATCCATGCTCCATCGTACATCTCCACGGTTTGGGGAATAGGATACAAATGGGAAAGTTAA
- a CDS encoding ABC transporter permease — MKQIVWSEFERTFKRKKTMVLLIVYAGLLALECLFLSSMRTGFFDAENSVQVDSLNAATLFFRDISFFVNFILIPMLVVDSFNGEYTSGALRMVLIRPVSRAKLFLAKWSVQYFIILAIICITWLTGTLFGRFAMPNVESTVFLGNEAVSSFGAFLYTLRFYGIALLIYMSLISVGSFISVLMPNPILSYVGYIGVLVGAIYASDQFIFLLAVTDSIFQQLSHVNAEGFLVTLSVLLIVSIIMNLGLWKKKEWMG, encoded by the coding sequence ATGAAGCAAATCGTATGGAGTGAATTCGAACGTACGTTTAAAAGGAAAAAAACAATGGTATTGTTGATCGTATACGCTGGTTTACTGGCTCTTGAATGCCTCTTTTTATCCTCTATGAGGACTGGCTTTTTCGATGCAGAAAATTCGGTCCAAGTGGATTCGTTGAATGCTGCTACGCTGTTTTTCCGAGATATATCGTTCTTTGTTAATTTCATCCTAATCCCGATGCTTGTTGTCGACAGCTTTAATGGGGAATACACATCGGGTGCATTGCGTATGGTGCTCATTCGGCCCGTTAGTCGAGCGAAGTTATTCTTAGCCAAATGGTCAGTACAGTACTTTATTATATTGGCGATTATCTGTATTACGTGGTTAACTGGAACTTTGTTTGGACGATTTGCCATGCCGAATGTAGAGAGTACAGTATTTTTAGGAAATGAAGCGGTTTCGTCATTTGGTGCATTTCTATACACACTTCGTTTTTATGGGATCGCTTTGCTTATCTATATGTCGCTCATTAGTGTTGGCAGTTTTATTAGTGTACTTATGCCAAATCCGATCCTATCTTATGTGGGCTATATAGGAGTTTTAGTTGGTGCTATTTATGCATCAGATCAATTTATCTTTTTACTTGCAGTAACAGATTCCATATTCCAACAACTAAGTCATGTCAATGCAGAAGGTTTTCTTGTTACCCTATCCGTTCTATTGATTGTTAGTATTATAATGAATCTAGGACTTTGGAAAAAGAAAGAATGGATGGGCTAA
- a CDS encoding ABC transporter permease codes for MKQLIRAEWERLWKRRITWIIFALIPVGLFAAATYFQKQNEVTSVDLAQYAFAGNFPVLGLAEMLFTLFNAILLVFITLLITEEYRSGQLRMVMIRTYSFRKILLAKVIVLLLFVLSFFVVYFCLSYSIGFVMFDSPEMYHLFYHDQLVTLQDGLLYNLLFYGVSYLTVVALICVLVFIAVISKTTTTAIGGGLSFLLISFSYPMILEYFSRLLEKAVYMKIFFSSIPMIQWQGITMMLAESPQLIGWNLTVLGCYIVIFSLATLLVVRRKDSFY; via the coding sequence ATGAAGCAACTTATACGAGCTGAATGGGAGAGACTTTGGAAGAGAAGGATTACATGGATCATCTTTGCTCTAATTCCTGTTGGATTGTTTGCCGCTGCTACTTATTTTCAAAAACAAAACGAAGTGACTTCAGTCGATTTAGCCCAATATGCATTTGCCGGTAACTTTCCGGTACTTGGATTAGCCGAGATGTTGTTTACATTGTTTAATGCCATATTGCTAGTCTTTATTACGTTACTGATTACAGAAGAATATCGCTCTGGACAATTACGAATGGTGATGATTCGAACCTATTCTTTCCGAAAGATATTATTAGCGAAAGTGATCGTTTTGCTTCTTTTCGTCTTAAGCTTTTTTGTAGTCTATTTTTGCTTGAGTTATTCGATTGGATTTGTGATGTTTGATAGTCCTGAAATGTATCACCTTTTCTATCATGATCAACTTGTTACTCTACAAGATGGACTTCTCTACAATCTGTTATTTTATGGAGTCTCTTATCTGACAGTAGTAGCGCTCATTTGTGTATTGGTGTTTATCGCAGTGATTAGCAAGACTACCACAACCGCGATCGGTGGAGGACTTTCCTTTCTACTAATCTCTTTTTCGTATCCCATGATATTGGAATACTTTAGCAGATTACTTGAAAAGGCAGTATATATGAAGATCTTTTTTAGTTCCATCCCGATGATTCAATGGCAAGGGATCACGATGATGCTTGCGGAATCCCCACAACTGATAGGTTGGAATCTAACGGTACTCGGCTGTTACATCGTCATTTTTAGTCTTGCGACGCTTCTTGTAGTTAGAAGAAAAGATAGTTTTTATTAA
- a CDS encoding ABC transporter ATP-binding protein has protein sequence MKTVLELKNITKKVRGRVLTNKVSFQVDEGVICGLLGPNGAGKTTIIRMLTGLIKPTSGDILINKQNVVSHREKALSQVGAIVESPIFFPYMTGRDILVNLSRLHGNLSKQERMKRVHDVLEIVGLDGRENDLVRTYSLGMKQRLGIAQALLGDPDLLILDEPANGLDPMGIRELRELIMKLKREYGKTILISSHLLDELQKICDQVVVIREGQLMWSGDLNKLASEEQSLEDAFIELVSR, from the coding sequence ATGAAAACTGTATTAGAGCTAAAAAATATTACGAAGAAGGTTCGAGGTCGAGTTTTAACCAATAAAGTATCTTTTCAAGTAGATGAAGGTGTAATTTGTGGCTTGTTGGGTCCAAATGGAGCAGGGAAAACCACGATCATCCGCATGTTAACAGGACTGATCAAGCCTACATCAGGAGATATTTTGATCAATAAACAAAACGTTGTTTCACATAGAGAAAAGGCACTAAGTCAGGTGGGAGCAATTGTCGAGTCGCCGATCTTTTTCCCTTATATGACGGGACGCGATATCTTGGTTAACTTAAGTCGTCTACATGGAAATTTATCAAAACAAGAGAGAATGAAAAGAGTTCATGATGTTCTGGAAATAGTTGGACTAGATGGTAGAGAAAATGATCTGGTACGAACGTATTCTCTCGGAATGAAGCAACGATTGGGAATTGCTCAGGCATTATTAGGTGACCCTGATCTATTAATTCTGGATGAGCCGGCTAATGGTTTGGATCCGATGGGGATTCGAGAATTACGTGAGTTGATTATGAAATTAAAACGTGAATATGGAAAGACGATCCTGATTTCCAGTCACTTGTTAGATGAACTACAAAAGATTTGCGATCAAGTGGTTGTGATTCGTGAAGGTCAGCTAATGTGGAGTGGAGATTTAAATAAACTAGCATCCGAAGAGCAAAGTTTGGAAGATGCTTTTATCGAGCTGGTGTCAAGATGA